A genomic window from Chaetodon auriga isolate fChaAug3 chromosome 13, fChaAug3.hap1, whole genome shotgun sequence includes:
- the eaf2 gene encoding ELL-associated factor 2: protein MNGTTYSNFDNQEHVLKLGETFEKHPKSAYHTVRYDFKPASIDTTCEGELEVGKGEQVTITLPNLEGSSAPVTVFKGSKRPYMKECILIVNHDTGEYRLEKLNSNIAVKKTRAEGSSKIHSRLEQQTSRLSQQMKCNSSSSSGSSSSKTSATSKNSPPKEKTSPASPMDDIERELMAEARVMDQLSSGDSSSDSNSSSSSSSDDSSSSSDSEDEQTSALPSAQANHSMPIINTSANTNIRHQESGGGLMNTLKNDLQLSESGSESD from the exons ATGAATGGGACAACTTATTCCAACTTCGACAATCAAGAACATGTCTTGAAATTGGGAGAGACGTTTGAGAAACACCCGAAAAGTGCCTATCATACAGTGCGAT ATGACTTCAAACCAGCTTCCATTGATACAACATGTGAAGGGGAGCTTGAAGTGGGCAAAGGAGAGCAAGTCACCATCACTTTGCCCAATTTAGAG gGTTCAAGTGCCCCAGTGACAGTCTTCAAGGGATCCAAGAGGCCGTACATGAAAGAGTGCATTCTTATTGTGAACCATGACACAGGAGAGTACAGACTggaaaaactcaacagcaacaTAGCTGTGAAGAAGACCAG GGCTGAGGGCAGCAGTAAGATCCATTCTCGCCTGGAGCAACAGACCAGTCGCCTGAGCCAGCAGATGaagtgtaacagcagcagcagcagcggcagcagcagcagcaagactTCAGCCACCTCCAAGAATTCCCCTCCCAAAGAGAAGACATCACCGGCATCCCCAATGGACGACATCGAGAGAG AGCTGATGGCGGAGGCGCGGGTCATGGACCAGCTGAGCAGTGGCGATAGCTCCTCAGATTCCAACAGCTCCTCGTCCTCCAGCAGCGATgacagctccagcagcagtgactCTGAGGATGAACAAACCTCCGCGCTGCCCTCAGCCCAGGCCAACCACAGCATGCCTATCATCAACACCAGCGCCAACACCAACATTCGCCACCAGGAGAGTGGAGGCGGACTCATGAACACACTCA AGAACGACCTCCAGCTGAGTGAATCAGGCAGTGAAAGTGATTGA